A stretch of Henckelia pumila isolate YLH828 chromosome 4, ASM3356847v2, whole genome shotgun sequence DNA encodes these proteins:
- the LOC140867323 gene encoding NAC domain-containing protein 83-like has product MRNRRIHNHIHNLFNFLNFVEIFFRHLFAKNSSTMDKFSFVKDGVISKLPPGFRFQPTDKEIVFQYLARKVFSCPLPASIIPEIAVSGPRPWSFPTGGSDQERYFFINKANYGNRNRTVIPTRAGFWRVIGPEKRIVCSKTLPLVGIKRTLVFYEGTNARVSRTDWIMHEYCIAALATAANCAIQHKKKTSTLQGSLVPIGNWVLCHLCMKKTSDEARIDYSVGLGINYDSSSSCSSSSSMDSDSSSMLTEVSSDIVSSDDQ; this is encoded by the exons ATGCGTAATCGCCGTATTCATAATCACattcataatttatttaatttcctaAATTTCGTAGAGATTTTCTTCCGTCATCTTTTCGCGAAAAATTCGTCGACTATGGACAAGTTTAGCTTCGTCAAAGATGGAGTTATCAGCAAATTGCCTCCCGGATTCCGGTTCCAGCCCACGGATAAGGAGATCGTGTTTCAGTACTTGGCCCGGAAAGTATTCTCATGCCCATTGCCTGCTTCGATCATCCCAGAAATCGCGGTTTCGGGTCCCCGTCCCTGGAGTTTTCCAACAG GCGGTTCGGATCAAGAAAGGTACTTTTTCATCAACAAAGCCAATTATGGGAACCGGAACCGAACCGTGATACCAACTCGTGCTGGTTTCTGGAGGGTCATTGGCCCGGAGAAACGAATAGTATGTTCGAAAACTCTGCCACTGGTTGGGATCAAGAGGACGCTGGTGTTCTACGAGGGGACGAACGCTCGCGTATCGCGGACTGATTGGATCATGCATGAATATTGCATTGCTGCTCTTGCAACAGCAGCTAATTGTGCCATCCAGCATAAGAAAAAAACATCGACA TTGCAGGGCTCTTTGGTTCCGATAGGAAATTGGGTTTTGTGCCATTTATGTATGAAGAAAACAAGTGATGAGGCAAGAATTGATTACAGCGTCGGACTTGGGATTAACTATGATTCTTCGTCTTCGTGTTCGTCGTCTTCTTCTATGGACTCTGATTCTTCTAGTATGCTAACTGAGGTCTCTTCAGACATTGTTTCCAGTGATGATCAGTAG